A stretch of DNA from Sphingomonas sp. SORGH_AS_0879:
GGCGCTGGAGGGCGCGACCGCCAGACATCCGATGCACGCGCTGGGCGGCTTCTTCGCCAAGCCCCGGCCCTTCCTGGCGGGCGACTTCGTCACGACCGAGGCGGGTACGGGTCTGGTCCATATGGCCCCCGATCATGGCGAGGACGACTTCCTGCTGTGCAAGGCCAACGGCATCGACCCGGTCTTCGCGGTGCAGGGCGACGGCACCTATCGCCCCGACTGGGCGTGGCTGGGCGGCCAGGGGAGCGTCATCAACAAGAAGTTCGTGTCCGCCGAGGGGCCGATCTGTTCGGACCTGCGGGGCGTCGGCGCTTTGCTGTCCGCCTCGGACGATTTCCAGCACAGCTATCCGCATAGCTGGCGGTCGAAGGCGAAGGTCATCTTCCGCGCCACGCCGCAATGGTTCATCCCGATGGACCGTGCCGATGCGACGCTGGTGCCCGACATGGCTATGGCGACCGTCGACCCGATCTCGGGCGTGACACCGCTCCTCACCGTGCCGCTGGGCAATGGCGCGACGCTGCGCCAGACCGCACTCGACGCGATCGAGCGGACCCGCTGGGTGCCCGAGCGTAGCCGCAACCGTATCCGTTCGATGGTCGAGGGGCGTCCCGACTGGGTCATCAGCCGCCAGCGCGCCTGGGGCGTGCCGATCGCGCTCTATGTGAACCGCCAGACCGGCGAATATCTGAACGACAAGGCGGTCAACGCCCGCATCCTCGACGCCTTCCGGGCGGGCGGGGCGGATGCGTGGTTCACCGCCGATCATCAGGCGCTGCTGGGTGCCGACTATAATCTGGCCGATTACGAGCCGGTCAACGACATTCTCGACGTGTGGTTCGACTCCGGCTCGACCCATGCCTTCGTGATCGAGGCGCGCTATGGCGAAGGCACGCGCGCGAACCTGTATCTCGAGGGCTCGGACCAGCATCGCGGCTGGTTCCAGTCGTCGCTGCTCGAATCCTGCGGCACGCGGGGCCGGGCACCCTATGATGCCGTCCTGACCCACGGCTTCGCGCTCGACGGCCAGGGGCGCAAAATGTCCAAGTCGCTGGGCAATGTCGTCGATCCGCTCAAGATCATCGGCGAGTCGGGGGCGGATATCCTGCGCATCTGGACCGCCTCGACCGATTATTTCGAGGATGTCCGCATCGGCAAGGAGGTGCTGGCCACCGCCTCGGACAGCTATCGCAAGCTGCGCAACACCTTCCGCTATCTGCTCGGCGCGCTCGACGGGTTCGCGGAAGAGGAGCGTATCTCGTTCGACGCGATGCCCGAACTGGAGCGCTACGTGCTGGCGCGCCTGACCGCGCTCGACACCGAGTTGCGCCGCGCGGCGGATGCGTATGAGTTCAACCGCTATCTGCGCGCGCTGACCGATTTCGCGAATGAGGATCTGTCGGCCTTCTTCTTCGATATCCGCAAGGACTCGCTCTATTGCGACGCCGCGACCGATCCCAAGCGTCGCAGCTATCGCACCGTGCTCGACATCCTGTTCCACGCGCTGGTTCGTTACGCGGCGCCGATCCTGTGCTTCACCGCCGAGGAAGTGTGGCAGTCGCGCTTCCCCTCGGAGGATGGCTCGGTCCATCTGCTCGAATGGCCGGAACTGCCGCAGCTTGGCGAGGACGAGGCGCTGATGGCGCGCTGGACCGAGATCCGGGGCCTTCGCGCCCAAGTGACCGAGGCGATCGAGCCGTTGCGCCGCGAAAAGACCGTGCGCTCGTCCAACGAGGCCGAGGTGACGGTGCCGTCGCTGCCGCTCGAACCCCATGCGCTGGCCGAGGCGTTCATCGTCGCGGACGTGAGCTTGGCGGACACGGTCGCCGTGACGCGGACCCGGCATCACAAATGCGGTCGCTGCTGGCGGCATCTGCCCGATGTGGCGGTGGATGGCGAATTGTGCGGGCGTTGCGCCGAGGTGGTCGCGCATGGGTAAGTTCCCCCGGCTGGGGCTGGTGACGGCGTTCGCGCTGTTCCTGCTCGATCAGGTCATCAAATGGGCGATCACCGGGCCGCTGGCCTTGCGCACGCTGGGCGATGTCCGTGAGATCGTGAGCATCTTCAACCTGCGCTTCGTGCCCAATTACGGCATTTCGCTCGGCCTGCTGACCGCCGATAGCAATGCCTCGCGCTGGGCCTTGGTCGCGATGACCGGGGCGATCGCGCTGGCGGTCGGCTTCTGGATGACGCGCGAGCGCAATCCGGTGGATCAGGTCGCGCTGGGCTGTGTGCTCGGCGGGGCGCTGGGCAATATCATCGATCGGGTGCGGTTCGGTTATGTCGTCGACTTCGCCGATCTGCACTTCGGCGAGTGGCGGCCCTTTTTGGTCTTCAATGTCGCCGATGCAGCGATTACGATAGGCGTTCTGGTTCTGCTGGCGCGCGCGCTTCTCGTGCGCGACCGGCCCGCTCCCGTGGAGAAGAGCAATGCGTAAGTTGGTGCCCGTCATCGCAGGTCTGTCCTGCGCCGCGTTGCTGACGGGATGTGGGGGCCGGGCGTGGCCTGGACCGGGCGCGGCCCGACGAATTCGCCGTCGCGCGCCAGCCCTCGCTGATCATCCCGCCCGACTTCGCACTGGTCCCGCCCCAGCCGGGTGCCGCCCCCGTCCAGGCGCGCAGCGGCCAGCAGCAGACGCTCGACGCGCTGTTCGGCGGTCAGGCGGCGCGCAGCCAGTCGGAATATGGGCTGGTGCAGAATGCCGGTGCGGATACGGCCGATGCCGGCATCCGCTCCTCGGTCGGCGACCCCGGCACCAATGTCGTCGACAAGGGCGCGACCACCCGCGACATCGTCGCCGCGCCCGAAGGCGACGGCCAGGACGCGCGCGCCGCGACCAACTGATCCCGATCGAATTTGGAAAAGGGGCCGGGGCGCACAGGCTTCCCGGCCCCTTTTTCATGGTCAATAGGCGGGCGGTGCCGTGCCGTCGGCATCGCCGGGGGGCATATTCTCCGGCCCCATCACGAACTTTACCCGGTCGACACAGCCGACATGGCCCTGGGGTGAGGGGGCGAAGCGGGCGCTACGCAGCACCGCCA
This window harbors:
- the ileS gene encoding isoleucine--tRNA ligase, with the translated sequence MTDAPDYRDTVFLPKTDFPMKAGLAAKEPAILDRWARMGLYDRLRRERAGRERFILHDGPPYANGDIHMGHALNKVLKDIIVRSQTLLGKDAPYVPGWDCHGLPIEWKVEEAYRAKKLNKDEVPVAQFRAECRAYADTWVGTQKAQFERLGVMGDWANPYLTMTYDAEAVIAGELLKFAESGQLYRGAKPVMWSPVEKTALAEAEVEYEDIVSTQIDVGFEVASCPEYPDLVGALAVIWTTTPWTIPVNQALSYGEAIDYLHFESAGRRYLVAEPLLPAFAKRTGIAVETSIGLVKGPALEGATARHPMHALGGFFAKPRPFLAGDFVTTEAGTGLVHMAPDHGEDDFLLCKANGIDPVFAVQGDGTYRPDWAWLGGQGSVINKKFVSAEGPICSDLRGVGALLSASDDFQHSYPHSWRSKAKVIFRATPQWFIPMDRADATLVPDMAMATVDPISGVTPLLTVPLGNGATLRQTALDAIERTRWVPERSRNRIRSMVEGRPDWVISRQRAWGVPIALYVNRQTGEYLNDKAVNARILDAFRAGGADAWFTADHQALLGADYNLADYEPVNDILDVWFDSGSTHAFVIEARYGEGTRANLYLEGSDQHRGWFQSSLLESCGTRGRAPYDAVLTHGFALDGQGRKMSKSLGNVVDPLKIIGESGADILRIWTASTDYFEDVRIGKEVLATASDSYRKLRNTFRYLLGALDGFAEEERISFDAMPELERYVLARLTALDTELRRAADAYEFNRYLRALTDFANEDLSAFFFDIRKDSLYCDAATDPKRRSYRTVLDILFHALVRYAAPILCFTAEEVWQSRFPSEDGSVHLLEWPELPQLGEDEALMARWTEIRGLRAQVTEAIEPLRREKTVRSSNEAEVTVPSLPLEPHALAEAFIVADVSLADTVAVTRTRHHKCGRCWRHLPDVAVDGELCGRCAEVVAHG
- the lspA gene encoding signal peptidase II; this translates as MGKFPRLGLVTAFALFLLDQVIKWAITGPLALRTLGDVREIVSIFNLRFVPNYGISLGLLTADSNASRWALVAMTGAIALAVGFWMTRERNPVDQVALGCVLGGALGNIIDRVRFGYVVDFADLHFGEWRPFLVFNVADAAITIGVLVLLARALLVRDRPAPVEKSNA